The following are encoded together in the Bradymonas sediminis genome:
- a CDS encoding YggS family pyridoxal phosphate-dependent enzyme codes for MSEDTTVSKNSSADAALRANLAEIRARVDAACSRAGRSVEDVTLVAVSKTHSVEAIRALYDAGQRVFGESYVQEWQEKRELLEGAGCGDVEWHFIGHLQSNKAKYLADEVALIHSVDRKSVLKRLQKRSREPVDVLLQVNVGNQSTKGGVASNAVIDLIKTAREFADIRVCGLMCIPPYVSNPEDNRGHFRQMRQTFERAREWLGAQEDGDEASANFRHLSMGMSGDFEVAIEEGATHVRVGTALFGARDYDN; via the coding sequence ATGTCTGAAGACACTACGGTTTCTAAGAATTCATCGGCCGACGCAGCGCTCCGCGCCAACCTCGCAGAGATCCGCGCGCGCGTCGACGCCGCGTGTTCGCGCGCCGGGCGCAGCGTCGAAGACGTCACGCTGGTCGCCGTGAGTAAGACCCACTCGGTCGAGGCGATTCGCGCGCTCTACGACGCCGGCCAGCGGGTCTTCGGCGAGTCCTATGTGCAGGAGTGGCAGGAGAAGAGAGAGCTGCTTGAGGGCGCCGGTTGTGGCGATGTCGAGTGGCATTTTATCGGCCATCTTCAGTCCAACAAGGCCAAATATCTCGCCGATGAGGTCGCGTTGATCCATTCGGTGGACCGAAAGAGCGTGCTCAAGCGTCTGCAAAAGCGCTCGCGCGAGCCGGTCGACGTGCTATTGCAGGTCAATGTGGGAAATCAGTCGACCAAAGGTGGCGTTGCTTCAAACGCGGTGATCGACCTGATTAAGACGGCGCGAGAGTTCGCGGATATCCGCGTCTGCGGGCTGATGTGCATCCCGCCTTATGTCTCGAATCCGGAGGATAATCGCGGTCATTTTCGCCAGATGCGCCAGACCTTTGAGCGTGCTCGTGAGTGGCTGGGCGCCCAGGAAGATGGCGATGAGGCGAGCGCGAATTTTCGGCATTTGTCGATGGGGATGAGCGGTGATTTTGAGGTCGCCATCGAAGAGGGCGCGACGCATGTGCGCGTGGGAACGGCGCTATTTGGCGCGCGAGATTACGATAATTAA
- the proC gene encoding pyrroline-5-carboxylate reductase: MDKSTDKLGASQVIFVGCGRMGSALAEGVVNSGRVKGERVVCLDADAAKASALAKKIGAQTQLLEGFEGARIWIIGVKPNDVASVIRSYASQFESNDTVVSIAAGLRLGYLRNLLPPGVGLVRAMPNTPALVQRGVTGIMADDKEDLTPIRALFEGVGHVVELKAESEFDALTGLSGSGPAYIFTAIEALADGGVLMGLSREVARQLAVHTVAGAAAMVEADPSVHSAELKDRVASPGGTTITALASLEANGFRHALIEAVRSAALQSRAMSGEE; the protein is encoded by the coding sequence GTGGATAAATCGACGGATAAATTGGGCGCTTCGCAGGTCATCTTCGTGGGCTGTGGGCGCATGGGAAGTGCGTTGGCCGAAGGGGTCGTAAATTCGGGGCGAGTGAAGGGCGAGCGCGTGGTTTGCCTGGACGCGGACGCGGCGAAGGCGAGCGCGTTGGCCAAAAAGATCGGCGCCCAAACGCAACTTCTTGAGGGCTTCGAAGGCGCGCGGATTTGGATCATCGGCGTAAAGCCCAATGACGTCGCCAGTGTCATTAGGAGCTACGCGAGCCAGTTTGAGAGCAACGACACGGTCGTTTCGATCGCGGCGGGCCTGCGGCTTGGGTATCTGCGTAACCTTCTGCCCCCTGGGGTTGGGTTGGTTCGGGCGATGCCGAATACCCCGGCTCTGGTGCAGCGCGGTGTCACTGGGATTATGGCCGATGATAAGGAGGATTTGACGCCAATTCGGGCGTTATTTGAGGGCGTGGGGCATGTGGTCGAGCTCAAGGCGGAGTCGGAATTCGACGCGCTCACCGGCCTGAGCGGCAGCGGCCCGGCGTATATTTTCACCGCCATCGAGGCGCTCGCCGACGGCGGTGTCTTGATGGGCTTGAGCCGTGAGGTTGCTCGCCAGCTTGCGGTGCATACCGTTGCTGGGGCGGCGGCGATGGTCGAGGCCGATCCGAGCGTGCATAGCGCGGAGTTAAAAGATCGGGTGGCGAGTCCTGGAGGGACGACCATCACGGCGCTGGCGTCGCTTGAGGCCAATGGTTTTCGCCACGCGTTGATCGAAGCGGTGCGAAGCGCGGCGCTACAGAGCCGCGCGATGAGCGGGGAAGAGTAG
- a CDS encoding DivIVA domain-containing protein: protein MIKFSAEDIVNQTFETRFRGYDRAQVDEFLNGLSREFDHIVTEHKQARQELKEYKAELSEYRRREASLHDALNMARQVGEQIRQQSERDAELTIAEAELRAERMLAGVQNRVSALREEMFELQQQRVRSQTELRNVLESHLKMLDLLSPPENVQRSSISRAPKPPQGDPRDHDAHFEVGDEDIEDAHAIDTVSKTAPGIVGAS from the coding sequence ATGATAAAGTTTAGCGCTGAAGATATCGTCAATCAGACTTTCGAGACCCGCTTTCGCGGCTATGATCGCGCCCAGGTCGATGAGTTTCTAAACGGGCTGAGCCGCGAATTCGATCATATCGTGACCGAGCACAAGCAAGCGCGCCAGGAGCTCAAAGAATATAAGGCGGAGCTCAGCGAGTATCGCCGCCGCGAGGCCAGCCTGCACGACGCGCTGAATATGGCTCGGCAGGTCGGCGAGCAGATCCGCCAGCAGTCCGAGCGCGACGCAGAGTTGACCATTGCTGAGGCCGAATTGCGCGCCGAGCGGATGTTGGCCGGCGTGCAGAATCGGGTCAGCGCGCTGCGCGAAGAGATGTTTGAGTTGCAGCAGCAGCGCGTGCGCAGTCAGACCGAGCTTCGAAATGTGCTCGAGTCACACCTGAAGATGCTCGACCTGCTCAGCCCGCCCGAGAATGTGCAGCGCTCGTCGATCTCGCGCGCGCCCAAGCCCCCGCAGGGCGATCCGCGCGATCACGACGCTCATTTTGAGGTCGGCGACGAGGATATCGAAGACGCTCATGCCATCGACACCGTCTCGAAGACGGCGCCCGGGATCGTCGGCGCCTCCTGA
- a CDS encoding CinA family nicotinamide mononucleotide deamidase-related protein → MKTVSILCVGEELLDGRTRDQNAIWLARASTDHGFDLSSIHIIGDAQDTIINALEEVSQTCDFLVVSGGLGPTADDITRDAASKWLGAALQLDESALRALKQRFAARGYSYTANNRSQCLFPAGAKILKSDVGTAAGFAVENNDCVITFLPGVPREFRWFIEHYMLPQFKPAGDAEDLIHRERLVFFGAGESWLESQLEGIEELASEVGGRVSYLAKAPLIEIHLKAPGAKAVSRMLDFTLERVSKWVIARGDQPTEARIGALLQEQGATVSSAESCTGGKLAARFVSVSGASNWFERGFITYSNDAKTKALGVSAEIIDRFGAVSPQVVCQMAAGAQKEAGATYALSISGIAGPTGGTPDKPVGTVHFALAAPDGVWHFEALFAGKSREQVTSASAYTSMALLLWHLEGRMDEHAVAGPFQASQVWSDDGVD, encoded by the coding sequence ATGAAGACCGTCTCCATTTTATGCGTCGGTGAAGAATTGCTCGACGGGCGAACCCGCGACCAAAACGCGATTTGGCTGGCGCGTGCCAGCACCGATCACGGGTTTGACTTGAGCTCCATCCATATCATCGGGGACGCCCAAGACACTATCATCAACGCGCTCGAAGAGGTCAGTCAGACCTGTGACTTTTTGGTCGTCAGCGGAGGCCTCGGGCCAACGGCCGACGATATCACCCGCGACGCCGCGTCGAAGTGGCTCGGCGCCGCGCTGCAACTCGACGAGAGCGCATTGCGCGCGCTCAAGCAACGATTCGCCGCGCGGGGCTACTCATATACCGCAAATAACCGGAGCCAATGTCTTTTCCCCGCGGGCGCCAAGATCCTCAAGAGCGACGTGGGCACCGCGGCCGGGTTCGCGGTGGAGAACAACGATTGCGTCATCACCTTTTTGCCCGGCGTCCCGCGCGAATTCCGCTGGTTTATCGAGCATTATATGCTCCCTCAATTCAAGCCAGCGGGCGACGCCGAAGACCTGATTCATCGCGAAAGGCTCGTCTTCTTTGGCGCCGGCGAGAGTTGGCTGGAGAGCCAACTTGAGGGCATCGAGGAATTGGCCAGCGAAGTTGGCGGGCGGGTCAGTTATTTGGCGAAGGCGCCGCTGATTGAGATTCACCTCAAGGCCCCCGGCGCCAAAGCCGTCTCGCGTATGCTCGACTTCACGCTCGAGCGCGTCAGCAAATGGGTCATCGCCCGAGGCGATCAGCCGACCGAGGCGCGCATCGGCGCCCTGCTCCAAGAGCAAGGCGCGACGGTCAGCAGCGCTGAATCCTGCACCGGCGGCAAACTCGCGGCCCGATTCGTCTCGGTGTCGGGCGCGTCCAATTGGTTCGAGCGCGGATTCATCACCTACTCCAATGACGCCAAAACCAAAGCTCTGGGGGTGAGCGCTGAGATCATCGATCGCTTCGGCGCGGTCAGCCCGCAGGTCGTCTGCCAGATGGCCGCCGGCGCTCAAAAAGAAGCCGGCGCGACCTACGCGTTGTCTATCAGCGGCATCGCCGGCCCGACCGGCGGCACCCCCGACAAGCCCGTGGGCACCGTGCATTTCGCCCTCGCCGCGCCCGACGGCGTCTGGCATTTCGAGGCGCTCTTCGCCGGAAAGTCTCGCGAACAGGTCACCAGCGCGTCGGCATATACCTCGATGGCGCTGCTGCTCTGGCACCTCGAAGGTCGCATGGACGAGCACGCCGTGGCCGGCCCATTTCAGGCATCCCAAGTCTGGTCAGACGACGGCGTCGACTAA
- a CDS encoding serine/threonine-protein kinase: MEQTFGKYQLIEKIGSGGMAEVYLATQIGDLAGFEKQVALKMMSQNLSDREDLVIMFLDEARIAAQLNHPNIVHVYDLGRVEDTLYIAMEYVEGKDLRRICEQGIDQGNFISREFAARIIADAAAGLHYAHSSTDNQGQPRNIVHRDVTPQNILVSMDGQIKVADFGVAKAEDRLGHTRVGQRKGKLSYMSPEQFEASKVDARSDVYALGILLYETTVQTRLFRGRSDFETMSLIANSQVTPPRELRPDYPEELEAIVMRALQKDLDKRYQSALELQTALEDWLHAQEKRVGPAELSAYMHQIFPIQPKAPAQELPLPQAPEPRAIAPPSEAAAPQAQPAQVTPAPRSAPTPPPAAAPPKAAAPAPELAASPQVSQALATEEIDRSSLRADGAWQDDIMEIQAVSNRGTYVMAGLGLLVVAGVLGLAGYSMMNSKPGIDTSESQRIKEARALAAQQLDEPLKPPSFVDVTLKTDPPGARVVVNGLAAEAMTPGEYKLVQGEQNEVIFYHADHPPTRLSLAGEVGAQKEATALDKYAEKPVAGVLEIQSDPPGGIVYVDGERLGEAPQVIEGISAGYAHHVQVRKAEHWAFAGFFEVAPEQRNAFRVSLAPRESISYQDKVEVTYDVIPKNSEVTVNGELRGVSRLQAREPRNQLLRVGLAKKYSEPQEFTILTHEIGTFTLRSFLEARERREGTLKVATSPEGSIVYVNSSSHRTNPLTLKLPEDSYDMVVETPDGVRHETRVEVSADSANSYKIDVQDGVLQINSTN, from the coding sequence ATGGAGCAGACCTTCGGAAAGTATCAGCTGATTGAGAAAATCGGCAGTGGTGGCATGGCCGAAGTTTATTTGGCGACTCAGATCGGCGACCTCGCCGGGTTTGAGAAACAGGTCGCGCTTAAAATGATGTCTCAGAACCTGAGTGACCGTGAAGATCTGGTCATCATGTTTTTGGACGAGGCGCGCATCGCTGCCCAGCTAAATCACCCCAATATCGTGCATGTATACGACCTGGGGCGGGTTGAGGATACGCTTTATATCGCGATGGAATATGTCGAGGGCAAGGACCTGCGCCGCATCTGTGAGCAGGGAATTGACCAGGGTAATTTCATCTCGCGAGAATTCGCCGCGCGCATCATCGCCGACGCCGCTGCGGGTCTGCATTACGCGCATTCCAGCACGGATAACCAGGGGCAGCCGCGAAATATCGTGCACCGTGATGTCACGCCCCAGAATATTCTGGTGAGCATGGACGGCCAAATTAAGGTCGCGGACTTTGGCGTCGCCAAAGCCGAAGATCGTCTGGGTCACACGCGCGTGGGCCAGCGCAAGGGCAAGCTCTCCTATATGAGCCCCGAGCAATTCGAAGCCTCCAAGGTCGACGCGCGCAGCGACGTCTATGCCCTGGGGATTTTGCTCTATGAAACGACGGTTCAAACCCGTTTATTTCGCGGGCGCAGTGATTTCGAGACGATGAGCCTGATCGCGAATTCGCAGGTCACGCCGCCGCGCGAACTTCGCCCCGATTACCCCGAAGAACTCGAGGCGATCGTGATGCGCGCGCTCCAAAAAGACCTCGATAAACGCTATCAGTCCGCGCTTGAATTGCAGACCGCGCTGGAAGACTGGCTTCACGCCCAGGAGAAACGCGTGGGGCCGGCGGAACTCTCGGCGTATATGCACCAGATTTTCCCGATTCAGCCCAAGGCCCCGGCGCAAGAGTTGCCGTTGCCCCAGGCGCCCGAACCGCGCGCAATCGCGCCGCCCTCCGAAGCCGCGGCGCCCCAGGCGCAACCTGCGCAAGTAACGCCCGCGCCGAGGTCTGCGCCGACGCCGCCCCCGGCCGCTGCGCCTCCCAAAGCTGCGGCGCCGGCGCCCGAATTAGCCGCTTCGCCGCAGGTGAGTCAGGCGCTGGCGACCGAGGAGATCGACCGGAGTTCGCTTCGCGCCGACGGCGCCTGGCAAGACGATATCATGGAGATTCAGGCCGTCAGCAACCGCGGCACCTATGTGATGGCCGGGTTGGGTTTGCTCGTGGTCGCCGGTGTGCTCGGGTTGGCGGGCTATTCGATGATGAACTCCAAGCCGGGCATCGACACCTCCGAATCCCAACGCATCAAAGAGGCGCGGGCGCTGGCGGCACAGCAGTTAGATGAGCCACTGAAGCCGCCAAGTTTTGTGGACGTTACGCTTAAAACCGACCCGCCGGGCGCGCGCGTTGTGGTGAACGGTCTGGCGGCCGAGGCGATGACGCCGGGTGAGTATAAGTTGGTCCAGGGCGAGCAAAATGAGGTGATTTTTTATCACGCCGACCACCCGCCGACGCGCCTGTCACTTGCCGGCGAGGTGGGCGCTCAGAAGGAGGCGACCGCGCTCGATAAATACGCCGAGAAACCGGTCGCGGGCGTCCTCGAGATTCAGAGCGATCCGCCCGGCGGCATTGTCTATGTCGACGGAGAGCGATTGGGCGAGGCGCCGCAGGTTATCGAAGGAATTTCAGCAGGTTATGCTCATCACGTGCAGGTCCGAAAGGCCGAGCATTGGGCGTTTGCCGGCTTCTTCGAGGTTGCGCCGGAGCAGCGAAATGCGTTCCGCGTCAGCCTGGCTCCCAGGGAGTCCATCAGCTATCAGGATAAGGTCGAAGTGACCTACGATGTGATCCCGAAGAATAGCGAAGTCACCGTTAATGGCGAACTTCGCGGGGTGTCGCGACTTCAGGCGCGTGAGCCGCGCAATCAATTGCTGCGCGTCGGGCTGGCCAAGAAATATAGTGAGCCCCAGGAGTTCACGATTCTCACCCATGAGATCGGAACCTTCACCCTGCGTAGCTTCTTGGAGGCGCGAGAGCGACGCGAGGGCACGTTAAAGGTTGCGACCAGCCCGGAGGGGTCGATCGTGTACGTCAATTCGAGTTCACACCGAACGAACCCGCTGACGCTAAAATTGCCCGAGGATTCGTATGATATGGTGGTCGAGACCCCTGACGGCGTGCGCCATGAGACCCGCGTTGAGGTAAGCGCGGACTCCGCGAATTCCTATAAAATTGACGTCCAAGACGGCGTGTTGCAGATAAATTCGACAAATTGA
- a CDS encoding L,D-transpeptidase family protein, whose amino-acid sequence MSERQVDALEADLQGLLNELAENRASGRSVRAILDAPEAELSALELQHLDALRALYAGRDNQLLWVEHIGVSASLSAPGRQLWKVLEDGVLGHAIWPDELHFRELDPTQLPAAQATSGAAFEGVRLSEDERKKVIQWLNESRGANRLVGAPDQGPKALLEELLEDGRPLAHLNTPVEEQAARLTAAARQSSRMDVLLSDALAQYAWRMRFENKAWQKGVQWPVSLRDASEDSAVVETEPKLVGVALTQARAEHLMMRALEGVFDDPAQISSTLESLALPFEPYQRLVRAFRQYTEYAEAGGWPDLPSEAEGLKRGQRNPWVATLKKRLSLEGYYQGDDTELFTQELRRALVKYQNTHQLWANGQLSAVTIRSLNVSALQRRHQIQLTLQRWRESRIGPDAHFVLVNLPDFHASVWRDGERKMYFGVVVGANRRDRKGAFPTATPRFSDEIGYIVFNPYWNVPKEIRLKELEPKQAKDPTYFEREGFEYHTSSNGHRFLRQKPGPTNALGRVKFMFPNQYNIYMHDTPSKSYFKRPHRAYSHGCVRVEDPMTFADYLLDLDGRWMEEKREEKLEKWFEKEGETWVNLRKNLPVHIEYYVVRVDDEGRANFLSDLYDLDAPRLELIAQRYEESDALKVADEAQTQQLETFD is encoded by the coding sequence GTGTCGGAGCGACAGGTTGACGCCCTCGAGGCAGACCTGCAGGGCCTGTTGAACGAGCTCGCCGAGAATCGGGCGAGCGGCCGCAGCGTGCGGGCGATCTTGGACGCGCCGGAGGCGGAGCTCTCGGCGCTCGAACTGCAGCATCTCGACGCATTGCGCGCGCTCTACGCGGGCCGCGATAATCAACTGCTCTGGGTGGAACATATTGGCGTAAGCGCCAGCCTCAGCGCGCCGGGGCGCCAACTTTGGAAGGTGCTCGAAGACGGTGTCTTGGGCCACGCGATCTGGCCGGATGAGCTGCACTTTCGAGAACTCGACCCGACCCAATTGCCCGCCGCGCAGGCCACCAGCGGTGCCGCGTTCGAGGGGGTGCGTTTGAGCGAAGATGAGCGCAAGAAGGTGATCCAATGGCTGAATGAATCGCGCGGTGCCAACCGCCTCGTCGGCGCGCCAGATCAAGGCCCAAAGGCATTGCTCGAGGAGCTGCTTGAAGACGGCCGACCGCTCGCGCATCTGAACACCCCGGTCGAAGAGCAGGCCGCGCGACTGACCGCCGCCGCTCGTCAGAGCAGTCGCATGGACGTGCTCTTATCCGATGCTCTGGCGCAATATGCCTGGCGCATGCGCTTCGAAAATAAAGCCTGGCAAAAGGGCGTTCAATGGCCGGTTTCACTGCGCGATGCGTCGGAAGATTCAGCTGTGGTCGAAACGGAACCCAAACTCGTGGGCGTCGCGTTGACCCAGGCCCGCGCTGAGCATCTGATGATGCGGGCGCTCGAGGGTGTTTTCGACGATCCTGCCCAAATCTCTTCTACTTTGGAGAGCCTCGCGCTTCCATTTGAGCCCTACCAACGCCTGGTGCGCGCGTTTCGACAATATACTGAATATGCTGAAGCCGGCGGGTGGCCGGATCTTCCCAGCGAGGCCGAGGGCCTGAAGCGAGGTCAGCGAAATCCCTGGGTTGCCACCCTTAAAAAACGTCTGAGTCTCGAGGGCTATTATCAGGGGGACGACACCGAACTCTTCACTCAAGAATTGCGTCGGGCGTTGGTTAAGTACCAAAATACCCACCAACTTTGGGCGAATGGGCAGTTGAGCGCGGTGACCATCCGCAGCCTGAATGTGTCGGCGCTCCAGCGCCGCCATCAGATCCAATTGACCCTGCAGCGCTGGCGCGAATCCCGAATTGGCCCAGACGCTCATTTCGTCTTGGTAAACCTGCCCGATTTCCACGCATCAGTTTGGCGAGATGGTGAGCGGAAGATGTATTTTGGGGTCGTTGTTGGGGCGAATCGACGCGACCGAAAGGGCGCCTTCCCTACCGCGACGCCGCGGTTTAGCGACGAGATTGGGTATATCGTTTTTAATCCCTATTGGAACGTCCCGAAGGAGATTCGACTCAAGGAGTTAGAGCCGAAGCAGGCCAAGGACCCGACCTATTTTGAGCGCGAGGGTTTCGAGTACCACACCTCCTCGAACGGGCATCGATTCCTTCGCCAAAAGCCCGGGCCAACGAACGCCCTTGGCCGGGTGAAATTTATGTTCCCGAACCAATATAATATTTATATGCACGACACCCCGAGCAAGTCCTATTTTAAGCGGCCGCATCGGGCGTATTCTCACGGTTGCGTGCGGGTCGAGGACCCAATGACCTTCGCCGACTACCTGCTCGACCTCGACGGGCGCTGGATGGAGGAGAAGCGCGAAGAAAAGCTCGAGAAATGGTTCGAGAAAGAGGGCGAAACCTGGGTCAATTTGAGGAAGAATCTGCCGGTTCATATCGAGTACTATGTCGTGCGCGTGGACGATGAGGGGCGGGCTAACTTCCTCTCCGATCTCTACGATCTCGACGCACCTCGCCTCGAATTGATCGCGCAAAGGTACGAAGAGAGCGACGCCCTAAAGGTCGCAGATGAGGCGCAGACCCAGCAGCTAGAAACCTTTGACTAG
- a CDS encoding FliH/SctL family protein, producing the protein MSDEQTSWMPVLRASDVVAEKVRPLFREPGVRVIRRRVIEDLEQIDIAVNTARIQAEVIVKEAQQTASDIREAAHLEGRSEGLKEVLVELARARKVYANALDTAEKDMVELAFRLAARIIGDSVEREPERVAAMVAGVLQRARGKRDIIVMVSPEDLASLSAAGPALARSVDGVNIHFETDSSLTRGGCVIQTESGRIDGQIETQLDALQKALTGN; encoded by the coding sequence ATGAGTGATGAACAAACGTCATGGATGCCAGTGCTGCGGGCAAGCGACGTGGTCGCTGAGAAGGTGCGTCCGCTCTTTCGTGAGCCGGGCGTCCGGGTGATTCGCCGTCGTGTCATCGAGGATCTTGAGCAGATCGATATCGCCGTGAACACCGCAAGAATCCAGGCCGAAGTGATCGTGAAAGAGGCGCAGCAGACCGCCTCAGACATTCGGGAGGCGGCCCATCTCGAGGGCCGAAGCGAGGGGCTAAAAGAGGTGCTCGTGGAGCTCGCTCGGGCCCGAAAGGTCTACGCAAACGCGCTCGACACCGCAGAAAAAGATATGGTCGAGCTCGCCTTTCGACTCGCCGCGCGCATCATCGGTGACTCCGTGGAGCGCGAACCGGAGCGGGTCGCCGCCATGGTCGCTGGAGTGCTCCAGCGGGCGCGTGGAAAGCGCGATATCATCGTCATGGTTTCTCCGGAGGACCTCGCGTCGCTCAGCGCGGCGGGGCCTGCGCTGGCGCGGTCGGTCGACGGGGTCAATATTCATTTCGAGACCGATTCGAGCCTGACACGGGGCGGTTGTGTAATTCAGACCGAAAGCGGGCGAATCGACGGTCAAATTGAAACTCAACTCGATGCGCTTCAGAAGGCATTGACGGGGAATTAG
- the sctN gene encoding type III secretion system ATPase SctN, translated as MSEKAKIAGAGSSILGNYLDRLDQVDTVQVRGRVREVTGLVVRASVPEARVGEVVEITCRGGQKVRAEVVGFEGDDIVLMPLGGVEGLGPRSEVEPLGRPMSIRCGPGLLGRVLDGLGNPIDGKGALTGPGFEDWAIMRDPPHPLERERITKPMQMGLRAIDGLLTVGEGQRVGLFAGSGVGKSTLMGQIAKGCSADVIVLCLIGERGREVRDFLEEVLGDDGLARSVVVCATSDRPSLVRLKSAFVATAIAEWFRDQGQSVMLMMDSTTRFARAQREVGLAAGEPPARQGYPPSVFSMLPRLLERSGNSAKGSITALYTVLVAGGDMEEPIADEVRGILDGHIILNRDLASRNHWPAIDILPSLSRVMSAVASAPHKRAAGKFREVLATYESKRDLISLGAYQYGTDADVDYAIDLIEELEGLLKQGLEEHTPMAVTVERMLDIFG; from the coding sequence ATGAGTGAGAAGGCAAAAATCGCGGGCGCCGGCAGCTCAATTCTCGGCAATTACCTCGACAGGCTCGACCAGGTCGACACCGTTCAGGTGCGCGGGCGGGTGCGGGAGGTCACAGGTCTCGTGGTGCGCGCGTCGGTCCCCGAGGCGCGGGTCGGTGAGGTCGTGGAGATTACCTGTCGCGGCGGGCAGAAAGTGCGAGCCGAAGTCGTCGGATTTGAGGGCGATGATATCGTACTAATGCCGCTGGGGGGCGTGGAGGGGCTGGGGCCGCGCTCGGAAGTGGAGCCCCTGGGCCGACCGATGTCAATTCGTTGCGGCCCGGGACTTTTAGGGCGGGTGCTCGACGGTCTGGGCAACCCCATCGATGGAAAGGGAGCGCTGACCGGCCCCGGATTCGAGGACTGGGCGATCATGCGGGACCCGCCGCATCCGCTGGAGCGAGAGCGCATCACGAAACCGATGCAGATGGGACTTCGGGCCATCGACGGACTTCTGACCGTCGGAGAGGGGCAGCGCGTGGGGCTCTTCGCGGGCTCAGGAGTGGGGAAATCGACCCTGATGGGGCAAATCGCCAAGGGATGTTCGGCGGACGTGATCGTGCTGTGTTTGATTGGTGAGCGCGGGCGTGAGGTGCGTGACTTTCTCGAAGAGGTCCTCGGGGACGACGGCCTCGCCCGCTCCGTCGTGGTCTGCGCGACAAGCGATAGGCCCAGCCTGGTGCGCCTGAAGTCGGCGTTCGTCGCTACCGCCATCGCCGAGTGGTTTCGTGACCAGGGCCAGAGCGTGATGCTGATGATGGATTCCACCACCCGCTTCGCCCGCGCGCAACGCGAGGTCGGGCTCGCCGCGGGTGAACCCCCGGCCCGCCAGGGCTATCCGCCCAGCGTCTTCAGCATGCTGCCGAGGCTGCTGGAGCGAAGCGGAAATAGCGCGAAGGGTTCCATCACCGCCCTCTATACGGTGCTCGTCGCCGGCGGCGACATGGAGGAGCCCATCGCTGACGAGGTGCGTGGCATCCTCGACGGGCATATTATCCTGAATCGCGACCTCGCCAGCCGCAATCACTGGCCGGCCATCGATATTCTGCCGTCGCTGTCGCGCGTCATGTCTGCGGTCGCAAGCGCCCCCCATAAGCGCGCAGCGGGCAAGTTTCGGGAGGTCTTGGCGACCTACGAATCCAAGCGCGACCTCATCTCGCTGGGGGCCTATCAATACGGCACCGACGCCGACGTCGACTACGCAATCGACCTTATTGAGGAATTAGAGGGTCTGCTTAAACAGGGCCTGGAAGAGCACACCCCGATGGCCGTCACGGTCGAGCGTATGCTCGATATCTTCGGGTAA